In a genomic window of bacterium:
- a CDS encoding G5 domain-containing protein yields MAQEHASDVRSEDIRLLERRNLRLLGLLRVYRWCLVASLLLIAVLMVLLFYAKAPPLGRAILIDGKPVALVRSERAAAAVRQRLLVADSGPGGRATFRETWGDETRRTDGERILSVSEAVRLLKGKVTVLREAFAIEESGHQLVILPSREMALTVLDRLKAKYASPSDAVVRKTRLRPEPAIRPCTVLPAEIVTDEAQAADLLTNARRQETYTVLAGDFPERIASAYGMTVSELWDLNPGLRGQSLHPGQQVRVLSRHSGLTVVTIKETVTTVAIPAGVRRQTTSELPRGQKRVAQPGRAGSKRVRWEVTMNDAREVSRRPLGEEVIAEPQPQLVLIGTK; encoded by the coding sequence ATGGCCCAAGAGCACGCCTCTGACGTCCGAAGCGAGGACATCCGCCTGCTGGAGCGGCGCAACTTGCGCTTGCTGGGCCTCTTGCGCGTCTACCGCTGGTGCCTGGTGGCCTCTCTCCTGCTGATCGCGGTGCTCATGGTGCTGCTGTTCTACGCCAAGGCGCCACCGCTGGGACGCGCGATCCTGATTGACGGGAAGCCGGTGGCCCTCGTCCGCAGTGAGCGGGCCGCAGCGGCGGTGCGCCAGCGCCTGCTCGTCGCCGATAGCGGCCCCGGGGGACGCGCCACGTTCCGCGAGACCTGGGGGGACGAGACGCGGCGGACCGACGGCGAGCGCATCCTGAGTGTCAGTGAAGCGGTGCGCCTGCTGAAGGGCAAGGTGACGGTGCTCCGCGAGGCCTTCGCCATCGAGGAGTCCGGCCATCAACTGGTGATCCTGCCCAGTCGCGAGATGGCCCTGACGGTGCTCGATCGGCTCAAAGCGAAGTACGCTTCACCCAGTGACGCGGTGGTGCGCAAGACCCGGCTCCGGCCGGAGCCGGCGATCCGCCCCTGCACGGTGCTCCCCGCCGAGATCGTCACCGACGAGGCGCAGGCCGCCGACCTGCTCACCAACGCCCGCCGGCAGGAGACCTACACCGTGCTGGCCGGCGACTTCCCTGAGCGCATCGCCAGCGCCTACGGCATGACGGTATCCGAGCTATGGGACCTCAACCCGGGGCTGCGGGGCCAGTCCCTGCACCCCGGCCAGCAGGTCCGCGTGCTCAGCCGGCACAGCGGGCTGACGGTCGTGACCATCAAGGAGACCGTGACCACGGTGGCCATCCCGGCGGGGGTGCGCCGCCAGACGACCTCCGAACTCCCGCGCGGACAGAAGCGGGTCGCTCAGCCCGGCCGGGCCGGCAGCAAGCGCGTGCGCTGGGAGGTGACGATGAATGACGCCCGCGAGGTCTCGCGCCGTCCGCTGGGCGAGGAGGTCATCGCCGAACCGCAGCCCCAGCTTGTCCTCATCGGGACGAAGTGA
- a CDS encoding S41 family peptidase, with translation MKLKQQYVLIALAVVLTLAAFSAGTFAGLAAGRGRLLETIARVAQVTSGAFEHRQDLDVPGVTNLNALEVIWEVREKVKQQFVYPVKDDNKLTYGAIRGMLSSLDDPYTRFLDPEEFKEFRTDTSGHFDGIGAVLESKADDKGHEQVVISSILEEGPAAKTNLRPKDIIVKVDKTIVNGMTLTAVVKLIRGPRGTPVTITVIREGADKPIEVTVIRANIEVKVVKPAQEPKPGEKIQWMMDPGKKIGYVWLTSFNQNATREMQIALDDLTRQGMKGLILDLSSDPGGILDVAVEVASFFISDGPIVWTRERGQEAQSLNAIPGKAIPKNVKMVTIVDGGSASASEIVSGALQDTKRSLIVGQHSFGKSKVQTICELQDQSALFLSTAVYLTPKMRDIGERDADGKRGVKPDVLFAEPDPNTPDFNAKAWHEKQVGLAKAELLKLMGQ, from the coding sequence GTGAAGCTCAAGCAGCAATATGTGCTCATTGCCCTGGCGGTGGTCCTGACCCTGGCGGCCTTCAGCGCCGGCACGTTCGCCGGCCTGGCGGCGGGGCGTGGCCGCCTCCTGGAGACGATCGCCCGGGTGGCCCAGGTTACTTCCGGCGCCTTTGAGCACCGCCAGGACCTCGATGTCCCGGGCGTGACCAACCTCAACGCCCTCGAAGTCATCTGGGAAGTGCGCGAGAAGGTCAAGCAGCAGTTTGTCTACCCGGTCAAGGATGACAACAAGCTGACTTACGGCGCCATCCGCGGCATGCTCTCCTCGCTCGACGACCCCTATACCCGCTTCCTGGACCCCGAGGAGTTCAAGGAGTTCCGCACCGACACTTCCGGGCATTTCGACGGCATCGGCGCGGTCCTGGAGTCCAAGGCCGACGATAAGGGCCACGAACAGGTCGTCATCTCGAGCATTCTCGAGGAGGGGCCGGCCGCCAAGACAAACCTGCGGCCCAAGGACATCATCGTCAAGGTCGACAAGACCATCGTGAACGGCATGACGCTGACCGCGGTGGTCAAGCTCATCCGCGGTCCGCGCGGTACCCCGGTGACGATCACGGTCATCCGCGAGGGCGCCGACAAGCCCATCGAGGTCACGGTCATCCGCGCCAATATCGAGGTCAAGGTCGTCAAGCCGGCCCAGGAGCCGAAGCCTGGCGAGAAGATCCAGTGGATGATGGACCCCGGGAAGAAGATCGGCTACGTCTGGCTGACCTCCTTCAACCAGAACGCCACGCGCGAGATGCAGATTGCCCTCGATGACCTCACCAGGCAGGGCATGAAGGGCCTCATCCTGGACCTGTCGTCCGATCCCGGCGGCATCCTCGATGTCGCCGTCGAGGTGGCCAGCTTCTTCATCTCCGACGGCCCCATCGTCTGGACCCGCGAGCGGGGCCAGGAGGCCCAGTCGCTCAACGCCATCCCGGGCAAGGCCATCCCCAAGAACGTCAAGATGGTCACCATCGTTGACGGTGGCAGCGCCAGCGCCTCCGAGATCGTCTCCGGCGCGCTGCAGGACACGAAGCGCTCGCTGATCGTCGGCCAGCACAGCTTCGGCAAGTCCAAGGTGCAGACCATCTGCGAGTTGCAGGACCAGTCGGCTCTTTTCCTGTCCACGGCTGTCTACCTGACGCCCAAGATGCGGGACATCGGCGAGCGGGACGCCGATGGCAAGCGCGGCGTCAAGCCGGACGTGCTCTTCGCCGAGCCCGACCCGAACACTCCGGACTTCAATGCCAAGGCCTGGCATGAGAAGCAAGTCGGCCTGGCGAAGGCCGAACTGCTCAAGCTGATGGGGCAGTAG
- a CDS encoding polyprenyl synthetase family protein, with translation MDIPRALAHTQQWVAAALADLLPVPGQTPTALPAAMRHAVDGGKRLRPFLVIQAAASCGLEPHVVLPTACGFEMMHCATLVHDDLPCIDNADLRHGRTALHLAFDEATALLAADALIIQSFECLARQAERPETPPDRVLQCVRELAEYTGPRGLIVGEALDIEAEHRPYTEADLEFIHINKTAKLIVCATRAGAILAGAEAATLARFTDYAEALGLLFQITDDLLDATGTEAELGKPVGADAAAGKATYPGLLGVEAARQRAEQVAARALAAARGLPDTDPWLSLAEFVVARRH, from the coding sequence TTGGACATTCCCCGGGCCCTGGCCCATACACAGCAGTGGGTGGCGGCCGCTCTGGCGGATCTGCTGCCCGTGCCGGGGCAGACCCCCACCGCCCTCCCGGCGGCCATGCGCCACGCCGTGGACGGCGGCAAGCGGCTGCGCCCTTTCCTGGTGATCCAGGCCGCTGCGTCGTGCGGTCTGGAGCCCCATGTGGTGCTGCCCACCGCCTGTGGCTTTGAGATGATGCACTGCGCCACTCTCGTACATGACGACCTGCCCTGCATTGACAACGCGGACCTGCGCCACGGCCGCACGGCGTTGCACCTGGCCTTCGACGAGGCCACGGCGCTCTTGGCCGCCGACGCGCTCATCATCCAGAGCTTCGAGTGCCTCGCCCGCCAGGCGGAGCGGCCCGAGACGCCGCCCGACCGCGTCCTGCAGTGCGTGCGCGAGCTGGCTGAGTATACGGGACCCCGCGGCCTGATCGTCGGCGAGGCCCTCGACATCGAGGCCGAGCACCGTCCGTACACGGAAGCCGATCTCGAGTTCATCCACATCAACAAGACCGCCAAGCTGATCGTGTGCGCCACCCGCGCCGGAGCGATCCTGGCCGGAGCCGAGGCCGCGACGCTGGCCCGCTTCACCGACTACGCCGAGGCGCTGGGACTGCTGTTCCAGATCACCGATGACCTGCTGGACGCGACCGGCACGGAGGCGGAGCTGGGCAAGCCCGTCGGCGCCGATGCCGCCGCCGGCAAGGCCACCTACCCGGGGTTGCTGGGGGTGGAGGCGGCGCGGCAGCGCGCCGAGCAGGTGGCAGCCCGAGCCCTGGCCGCTGCCCGCGGCCTGCCCGACACGGACCCGTGGCTCTCCCTGGCCGAGTTCGTGGTGGCGCGCCGGCACTGA
- a CDS encoding peptidoglycan DD-metalloendopeptidase family protein, which produces MNNTVRFAGLLVVLSLLTTAALDAPYAAPRRSLRSRKAAADRGAAAARAKIHTLKKRAVAQRGQLSAAQQALQEAQGDLRQATAQLRHTQAALAVVRREHQEASERHLTQKKRMEARVLAQSEAGNPSYLEVVLNATDFADFTDRAQMTQVIVERDQGLLQQLLATRRALARQKAALQEKRRQEAAQRDEVARQRNEVAIKTEIALDKLKDTNAARARAERELAAFEQASSEIAAMLSRVQHSGASGGAYSGSWGGSFLRPVPGYISSAFGWRIHPITHTRRFHDGVDLACGGGTPIRAADKGRVIHAGWWGAYGIAVVIDHGSGMSTLYGHCMRGSLRVSSGDVVSRGQVVASVDSTGWSTGDHLHFSVRRYGSPVAPF; this is translated from the coding sequence TTGAACAACACCGTCCGGTTTGCCGGTTTACTCGTCGTCCTCAGCCTGCTGACAACAGCCGCGTTGGACGCGCCCTATGCGGCTCCACGCCGCTCGCTGCGCAGCCGCAAGGCCGCCGCCGACCGCGGCGCCGCCGCGGCGCGGGCGAAGATCCACACCCTCAAGAAGCGCGCCGTGGCCCAGCGGGGCCAGCTCTCGGCCGCGCAGCAGGCGCTGCAGGAGGCCCAGGGCGACCTGCGCCAGGCGACGGCCCAGTTGCGTCACACCCAGGCGGCGCTGGCCGTCGTGCGCCGGGAGCACCAGGAGGCGTCGGAGCGCCACCTGACCCAGAAGAAGCGCATGGAGGCGCGGGTCCTCGCGCAGTCTGAGGCGGGCAACCCGTCCTACCTCGAGGTCGTGCTCAACGCCACCGACTTTGCCGACTTCACCGACCGCGCCCAGATGACGCAGGTCATCGTCGAGCGCGACCAGGGCCTGTTGCAGCAACTGCTGGCCACCCGCCGCGCCCTGGCACGCCAGAAGGCGGCGTTGCAGGAGAAGCGGCGTCAGGAAGCCGCGCAACGCGACGAAGTCGCCCGGCAGCGCAATGAGGTCGCCATCAAGACCGAGATCGCGCTGGACAAGCTCAAGGACACGAATGCCGCGCGCGCACGGGCTGAGAGGGAGCTGGCAGCCTTCGAGCAGGCGTCCTCGGAGATCGCCGCGATGCTCAGCCGGGTCCAGCACTCCGGCGCCAGCGGCGGCGCCTATTCCGGCTCCTGGGGCGGCAGCTTCCTGCGCCCGGTGCCCGGCTACATTTCCAGCGCCTTCGGCTGGCGCATCCACCCGATCACCCACACCCGTCGCTTCCATGACGGGGTGGACCTGGCCTGTGGCGGGGGCACGCCGATCCGGGCCGCGGACAAGGGCCGCGTCATCCACGCCGGCTGGTGGGGCGCTTACGGCATCGCCGTCGTCATTGACCACGGCAGCGGCATGTCCACCCTGTATGGCCACTGCATGAGAGGCAGTCTGCGCGTGTCGTCCGGAGACGTCGTCTCGCGCGGCCAGGTCGTCGCCAGCGTGGACAGCACCGGCTGGTCCACGGGCGACCACCTGCATTTCAGCGTCCGCCGCTACGGCTCGCCGGTGGCGCCGTTCTAG
- the ftsX gene encoding permease-like cell division protein FtsX, translating to MEANHTELVLTQAWTALRRHSLVALGAVANIAVSLAILGAFLLMAANIEHMAGNLARQATISVELMDKADGEAITDQFTADPRVKQATFVSKEQSLEEYAKRVNIPYRDLKSAIANPLPDMVRVTVNEPDDLRAVVQSAKGIKGVAKVRYQRDVAEKLFRLANGVKMLGLVLGAVMALAALMLVSTTIQLGVHSRRREIRIMQLVGATNNFIRAPFIIEGAVEGLLGGVLAAVLLLLGYSYLVQQITASLTFIDMIYGARFLTLSALGLVLCGMLFGVIGSLLGTRHYLRLI from the coding sequence ATGGAAGCTAACCACACCGAGTTGGTGCTCACCCAGGCCTGGACGGCGTTGCGCCGGCACAGCCTGGTGGCGCTGGGCGCCGTCGCCAACATCGCCGTGTCGCTCGCCATCCTGGGCGCGTTCCTGCTCATGGCGGCCAACATCGAGCACATGGCCGGCAACCTGGCCCGTCAGGCCACCATCTCGGTGGAGTTGATGGACAAAGCCGATGGTGAGGCCATCACGGACCAGTTCACTGCGGACCCACGGGTCAAGCAGGCGACCTTCGTATCCAAGGAACAGTCTCTTGAGGAGTATGCCAAGCGGGTCAACATCCCGTACAGGGACCTCAAGAGCGCCATCGCCAACCCGCTGCCGGACATGGTCCGGGTGACGGTGAACGAGCCGGATGATCTCCGGGCGGTCGTGCAGAGCGCCAAGGGCATCAAGGGCGTCGCCAAGGTCCGCTATCAGCGCGACGTGGCCGAGAAGCTGTTCCGACTGGCGAACGGGGTCAAGATGCTTGGGCTGGTGCTCGGCGCGGTGATGGCGCTCGCGGCGCTCATGCTGGTGAGCACGACCATCCAGTTGGGCGTGCACTCGCGCCGCCGCGAGATCCGCATCATGCAGCTCGTGGGCGCGACGAACAACTTCATCCGCGCCCCCTTCATCATCGAGGGAGCTGTCGAGGGCCTGTTGGGCGGGGTTCTGGCGGCCGTCCTGCTGCTGCTCGGCTACTCGTACCTGGTCCAGCAGATCACGGCCAGCCTGACCTTCATTGACATGATCTATGGCGCGCGATTCCTGACGCTTTCGGCCCTCGGGCTCGTGCTGTGCGGCATGCTGTTCGGCGTCATCGGCAGCCTGCTGGGCACCCGGCATTACCTGAGACTCATCTAG